One genomic segment of Pedobacter endophyticus includes these proteins:
- a CDS encoding ABC1 kinase family protein, with the protein MKTQQSIPTTKVERSAKFVKTGFQIGGNYIKHYSKKLFNPDLDRDQLNEDNATDIYKSLSELKGSALKIAQMLSMDKNILPKSYVDKFTQSQYNAPPLSGPLIVRTFTKNFGKTPEQIFDSFNLTSSNAASIGQVHQATLNGQKLAVKIQYPGVGDSISSDLKLVKPFAFRLLGMSERELNIYIKEVEERLLEETDYELEVRRSIQFSEDCKNLDHVVFPKYYPQLSGKRIITMDWIDGLHLKEFLKTNPSQELRNKIGQALWDFYNFQQHELRAVHADPHPGNFIFTPDENLGVIDFGCIKEMPNDFYYPFFSLISTDVISDKHKTIDAFRKLDMIHADDTDEQVEFYYKAYKEMISLFARPYTSKIFDFSKPEFFDQLYAYGEKISKMPEFKQARGVKHFIYVNRTNFGLYQMLHELKAMVNTDTYEPTLNR; encoded by the coding sequence ATGAAGACACAACAAAGTATTCCTACCACCAAGGTAGAACGATCGGCGAAATTTGTTAAAACAGGCTTTCAAATCGGCGGCAATTATATCAAGCATTATTCGAAAAAACTATTTAATCCTGACCTCGATCGGGATCAGCTTAATGAAGATAATGCAACCGACATTTACAAATCGTTAAGTGAGTTAAAAGGTAGTGCCTTAAAAATTGCCCAGATGTTAAGTATGGATAAAAACATACTTCCCAAATCGTACGTTGATAAATTTACACAATCGCAATACAACGCCCCTCCCCTTTCCGGACCATTAATTGTAAGAACTTTTACCAAAAACTTTGGCAAAACGCCCGAGCAGATCTTCGACAGTTTTAATCTAACGTCGAGCAATGCGGCATCAATTGGTCAGGTGCATCAGGCCACACTTAACGGACAGAAGCTTGCCGTAAAAATTCAATATCCGGGCGTTGGCGATAGTATTTCGTCTGATTTAAAGCTCGTTAAGCCATTCGCTTTCCGATTGCTTGGCATGTCTGAACGTGAGCTGAACATTTACATCAAAGAGGTTGAGGAGCGCCTGCTCGAAGAAACTGATTACGAACTGGAAGTTAGGCGATCAATTCAATTTTCGGAAGATTGTAAAAATCTCGATCATGTGGTATTTCCGAAATATTATCCTCAGTTATCGGGCAAGCGAATCATTACCATGGATTGGATTGACGGTTTGCATTTGAAAGAGTTTTTGAAAACAAATCCTTCGCAAGAGCTGCGAAATAAAATTGGCCAGGCGCTGTGGGATTTTTATAATTTTCAACAACATGAGTTAAGGGCCGTTCATGCCGATCCGCATCCCGGAAATTTTATCTTTACACCCGATGAAAACCTGGGCGTGATCGATTTCGGCTGCATTAAGGAAATGCCAAACGATTTTTACTATCCTTTTTTCTCGCTGATTTCTACAGATGTAATCAGCGACAAGCACAAAACGATTGATGCTTTCAGGAAACTTGATATGATTCATGCTGACGACACAGACGAACAGGTGGAGTTTTATTACAAAGCGTACAAAGAAATGATTAGCCTTTTTGCCAGGCCATACACCAGTAAGATTTTCGATTTTAGTAAACCAGAATTTTTTGACCAGTTATACGCGTACGGCGAAAAAATTTCGAAAATGCCCGAATTTAAGCAGGCCCGGGGCGTAAAGCATTTTATTTATGTTAACCGAACCAATTTTGGCTTATACCAAATGTTGCATGAACTAAAAGCAATGGTTAATACCGACACTTATGAGCCAACATTGAACCGTTAA
- the queA gene encoding tRNA preQ1(34) S-adenosylmethionine ribosyltransferase-isomerase QueA: MKLSQFKFNLPESLVANNPAEQRDEARLMVLHKDSGKIEHKIFKDVLGYFDDKDVMILNNTKVFPARLYGNKEKTGATIEVFLLRELNKELRLWDVLVDPARKIRVGNKLYFGDNDLLVAEVVDNTTSRGRTIRFLFEGTDEEFRKNVEILGETPLPKYIKRKATPEDKERYQTIFAKHEGAVAAPTAGLHFSRELMKRLELKGIEFAEVTLHVGLGTFRTVEVEDLTKHKMDSEQFIIEQKDADIVNKALEEKRRVCAVGTTSMRSIESAVSANRTLKAANDWTSKFIFPPYEFSIANSMITNFHTPESTLLMMVSAFGGYENVMNAYEVAVKEKYKFYSYGDAMLII; encoded by the coding sequence ATGAAATTATCACAATTCAAATTCAACTTACCCGAATCATTAGTAGCTAACAACCCAGCCGAACAACGCGACGAAGCACGTTTAATGGTGTTACATAAAGACAGCGGTAAAATTGAGCATAAAATTTTCAAAGACGTTTTAGGTTATTTCGACGACAAAGACGTTATGATATTGAACAACACCAAGGTTTTTCCTGCTCGTTTATACGGAAATAAAGAAAAAACCGGTGCAACTATCGAAGTTTTCTTATTGCGTGAATTAAACAAGGAACTACGTTTATGGGATGTTTTGGTTGATCCGGCCCGTAAAATCCGTGTAGGCAATAAACTTTATTTTGGCGATAACGATTTGTTGGTTGCCGAGGTTGTAGATAATACCACTTCCCGCGGTCGTACCATTCGCTTCTTATTTGAGGGAACGGACGAAGAGTTTAGAAAAAACGTGGAGATTTTAGGAGAAACACCACTTCCAAAATACATTAAACGTAAGGCTACACCCGAAGATAAAGAGCGTTACCAAACCATTTTTGCAAAACACGAAGGTGCTGTAGCGGCTCCAACTGCTGGTTTACACTTCAGCCGCGAGTTGATGAAACGCCTCGAACTTAAAGGTATTGAGTTTGCAGAAGTTACTTTGCACGTTGGCTTGGGTACTTTTAGAACGGTTGAGGTTGAAGACCTTACCAAACATAAAATGGATTCGGAGCAGTTTATTATCGAGCAAAAAGATGCTGATATCGTAAACAAGGCGCTCGAAGAAAAACGCAGGGTTTGTGCAGTTGGGACTACCTCAATGCGATCGATTGAATCGGCGGTATCGGCAAACAGAACGCTAAAGGCTGCGAACGATTGGACAAGCAAGTTTATTTTTCCTCCATACGAATTTAGCATCGCCAATTCGATGATTACCAATTTCCACACACCAGAATCTACTTTGTTGATGATGGTTAGTGCTTTTGGCGGTTATGAGAACGTAATGAATGCTTACGAAGTGGCGGTTAAAGAGAAATACAAATTTTACAGCTACGGCGATGCCATGCTGATCATATAG
- a CDS encoding response regulator, protein MKKKVVLVQDNKDILDIMDQVLEEEGFDVTASLTTEPIEKIDKIDPSLVVVDDHIKGSKKGSQVIKELKSTPKTKKVSAVLTSTSKDIPKQAEECKADDYIEKPFDIDHMVEVVKKNA, encoded by the coding sequence ATGAAGAAAAAGGTTGTACTTGTTCAGGATAATAAAGATATCCTCGATATAATGGATCAAGTATTGGAGGAGGAGGGCTTTGATGTAACCGCGTCGTTAACGACGGAGCCCATTGAAAAAATTGACAAAATCGATCCGAGTTTGGTGGTTGTAGATGACCACATCAAAGGCAGTAAAAAAGGATCGCAGGTGATTAAAGAATTAAAATCTACACCGAAAACAAAAAAGGTATCGGCCGTTTTAACTTCAACTTCAAAAGACATACCAAAGCAGGCCGAAGAGTGCAAGGCCGATGATTACATCGAAAAGCCCTTTGATATTGATCACATGGTAGAAGTAGTAAAGAAAAACGCCTAA
- a CDS encoding PKD domain-containing protein: MSKTNKQTLVTRGRLFLTTLILFFSISAFGQSISNEGLDFWAVFPSHVPSSSDARLAAQIVLFVTSKETTEVRVTCGSFDKLVKIEPNIAVPIEVPRADSYVDIYEADRVLTNRGIHVAVTPGKPKVAVYAHIYAGNRSAASLILPFDALGQKYFSANYTQTSSSGRNFLTLVGVMDNSRLIIKRKDGTEEPPIDLNAGDVYEYTSGLSDLTGVSVYVDPTSPTASCTRFAAFSGSSTIVIEDCHPINSSADPLYQQVYPISSLGKSYGIVPFFGQSYLYRAIATEPDTKIYQDGVLVTTLVNAGDFYPSDRLNDATLVTADKKILVSQYMYSVACASSSGGHAGNGDADMVLLNPVEFNVNNITVFSSGKENIFEKFLNILIKTDRTATFKINGTAPAATWTPLAGNPLYSYAQIQVTDEHLTLSADVGFNAIAYGYGRTESYAYSAGTNLAANNYLTVVNTESDEKGPDGCVGVPVALRITLPYPASSIDWTLDDGVPQSLLDPEEPIRQADGTYLYVYNSPFPVAAYPQGKHKVEVSAPASDVDLCITIDPNIKYQFTIYDLPVAGFTTDVTAACVNGDVKFTSIPDPSGIVISNWYWDFGDGTPSVDEANPIHQYANEGNYQATLLVKSVNGCLSDPIPKQTLQIHPLPQSDFILPTNGCKNTAVVIADNSEISTAVFPASKIVEWTWDFGDGTAPEVRTDKLPFVHVFADKGTYFVTLTTKSSEGCETTSSSKRIIINDLPVANFTLPDVCFADASATFTNTSTDASDGRGVLSYQWDFGDVNATAANPNTSNAPTGRHQYNTAGTYVVTLTVINSNGCQSVSTQNFTVNGRVDLADFTVRNEADLCSNNDVIITNGFTALSGRIVKLEIYQDAARHPGTISKTVMYPKDNEEIPLTYEGFGGNEDEKFTIRIVAFTGDNSDCSKDISKEITLKPAPQVVFNDLVPVCEADGSVSVALASETTGIVGNEAYTSDGRGLAPDGRFNPKVAGAGFHNITYTFTAYNGCSTSITKTIEVYKSPLADAGETLYILSGDKITIPAKASGEDLLYQWAPALNLETSDVLNPVASPDIDTEYTLTVTTQPNGCTATSKVLVKVLQLVKPPNAFTPNGDNVNDVWQIANLESYPNATVEVFTRNGSKVFFSNRYAVPFDGNYQNEPLPVGVYYYVINPGNGRKTITGSLTIIR, from the coding sequence GTGTCTAAAACGAACAAACAAACTTTAGTAACCAGGGGCAGGTTATTTTTAACCACTTTAATTTTATTTTTTTCGATTAGCGCTTTCGGTCAAAGCATATCTAACGAAGGGCTTGACTTCTGGGCGGTTTTCCCAAGTCATGTACCTTCCTCTTCCGATGCGAGGCTGGCTGCTCAGATTGTTTTATTTGTAACTTCTAAAGAAACTACTGAAGTTAGGGTTACCTGCGGGTCGTTCGATAAATTAGTGAAAATAGAACCAAATATCGCTGTGCCCATTGAGGTGCCAAGAGCAGACTCGTATGTCGACATTTACGAAGCCGATAGGGTATTAACCAACCGCGGAATACATGTTGCTGTTACGCCTGGCAAGCCAAAAGTAGCTGTTTATGCGCATATTTATGCCGGCAATCGCTCTGCAGCCTCACTGATATTGCCATTTGATGCGTTGGGGCAAAAATATTTTTCTGCTAATTATACTCAGACTTCTTCCAGCGGTCGCAATTTTTTAACCCTGGTTGGCGTGATGGACAACAGCAGGTTAATTATTAAACGTAAAGACGGAACAGAAGAGCCGCCAATCGATTTAAATGCCGGCGATGTTTACGAATACACCTCGGGCTTAAGCGATTTAACGGGCGTTTCGGTATACGTAGATCCAACATCGCCAACGGCCTCATGTACCCGGTTTGCTGCTTTTTCGGGCTCATCAACTATAGTAATAGAGGATTGTCATCCAATAAATTCAAGCGCCGACCCTTTATATCAGCAAGTCTACCCGATATCCAGTTTAGGTAAATCGTACGGAATTGTGCCCTTTTTTGGGCAGTCTTATTTATATAGAGCCATTGCAACCGAGCCTGATACCAAGATTTACCAGGACGGGGTTTTGGTTACCACGTTGGTAAATGCCGGCGATTTTTACCCGTCAGATCGACTAAATGATGCCACCCTGGTAACCGCTGATAAGAAAATCTTAGTGAGCCAATACATGTACTCTGTTGCTTGTGCATCAAGCTCGGGCGGCCATGCGGGCAATGGCGATGCCGATATGGTGTTGTTAAATCCCGTCGAATTTAATGTGAATAATATCACCGTATTTTCCTCTGGTAAAGAAAATATTTTCGAAAAGTTTCTTAACATTTTAATAAAAACCGACCGAACAGCTACATTTAAAATCAATGGAACCGCTCCGGCGGCTACATGGACACCGCTGGCCGGCAATCCACTCTATTCTTACGCCCAAATACAGGTAACAGACGAACACTTAACCCTGTCGGCCGATGTGGGTTTTAACGCCATTGCTTATGGATATGGCCGAACCGAATCGTACGCCTACTCTGCAGGTACCAATTTGGCCGCAAACAATTATTTAACGGTTGTGAACACCGAAAGCGATGAAAAAGGCCCTGATGGCTGTGTCGGCGTTCCAGTTGCTTTAAGGATTACATTGCCCTACCCTGCGAGTAGTATCGACTGGACGCTTGATGATGGAGTACCTCAATCGCTTCTCGATCCTGAGGAGCCAATTCGCCAGGCTGATGGAACCTATCTGTATGTTTATAACTCACCTTTTCCGGTTGCGGCTTATCCACAGGGTAAGCATAAGGTAGAAGTTTCGGCGCCTGCTTCTGACGTTGATTTATGTATAACTATCGATCCGAACATTAAGTATCAATTTACCATTTACGATTTACCCGTGGCTGGTTTTACAACCGATGTAACCGCTGCTTGCGTAAACGGAGATGTTAAATTCACTAGCATTCCTGACCCATCAGGGATTGTGATTAGCAACTGGTATTGGGACTTCGGCGATGGAACGCCGTCTGTTGATGAGGCGAATCCCATTCATCAATATGCAAACGAGGGTAATTATCAGGCTACACTTTTGGTAAAATCGGTTAACGGCTGTTTGTCTGACCCAATTCCTAAACAAACACTTCAAATCCATCCGCTACCACAAAGCGACTTCATTTTGCCGACTAATGGTTGTAAAAATACCGCTGTAGTGATTGCCGACAATTCGGAAATTAGCACTGCTGTTTTCCCAGCGTCGAAAATTGTAGAATGGACATGGGACTTTGGCGACGGAACTGCCCCTGAAGTGCGAACGGATAAATTGCCCTTTGTGCATGTTTTTGCGGATAAGGGAACCTATTTTGTAACATTGACTACCAAAAGCAGCGAAGGCTGTGAAACTACGTCATCATCCAAACGTATTATTATCAACGATTTGCCGGTCGCAAATTTTACCCTGCCGGATGTATGTTTCGCCGATGCATCAGCAACTTTCACCAATACATCAACCGATGCTTCGGATGGCAGGGGAGTGTTAAGTTATCAATGGGATTTTGGCGATGTAAATGCGACTGCTGCAAACCCCAATACTTCAAATGCCCCAACAGGCAGGCACCAATACAATACGGCCGGTACCTATGTAGTAACCCTTACCGTTATCAACTCCAATGGCTGTCAATCTGTTTCCACCCAAAATTTTACCGTAAACGGGCGGGTAGATTTGGCCGATTTTACTGTTCGTAATGAAGCCGATTTATGTAGTAATAACGATGTAATTATTACCAATGGATTTACTGCGCTATCTGGTCGCATTGTGAAACTGGAAATTTATCAGGATGCTGCCAGGCATCCAGGTACGATTTCGAAAACGGTTATGTACCCGAAAGATAATGAAGAAATCCCTTTAACTTATGAAGGGTTTGGTGGCAATGAAGATGAAAAATTTACGATAAGAATTGTGGCTTTTACGGGTGATAATTCGGATTGTAGCAAGGATATCTCGAAAGAAATTACCTTAAAGCCGGCTCCACAGGTTGTTTTTAACGATTTGGTACCTGTTTGTGAGGCCGATGGTTCGGTTTCGGTTGCCTTGGCTTCAGAAACTACAGGCATTGTTGGCAACGAGGCTTACACAAGCGATGGCCGCGGTTTGGCGCCCGATGGGAGGTTTAATCCGAAGGTAGCTGGTGCAGGCTTCCATAACATCACGTACACCTTTACGGCCTATAATGGTTGCTCAACTTCGATTACAAAAACAATTGAGGTGTACAAATCGCCGCTAGCCGACGCAGGCGAAACCCTTTACATTCTTTCTGGCGACAAAATAACGATCCCTGCAAAGGCCAGCGGTGAAGACTTATTGTACCAATGGGCTCCGGCGTTGAACTTAGAAACAAGTGATGTATTGAACCCAGTGGCTTCGCCCGATATAGATACCGAATACACGCTAACCGTTACCACTCAGCCCAATGGTTGTACGGCAACATCGAAAGTGTTGGTTAAGGTTTTGCAGCTTGTGAAGCCACCAAACGCATTTACACCAAACGGCGACAATGTGAACGATGTTTGGCAGATAGCGAATTTAGAATCGTATCCGAATGCAACAGTTGAGGTTTTTACCCGCAATGGCAGCAAGGTGTTTTTTAGCAATAGATATGCTGTGCCATTTGATGGAAATTATCAGAATGAGCCCTTACCGGTAGGGGTTTACTATTATGTCATCAATCCGGGAAATGGCAGGAAAACAATAACAGGATCGCTTACAATAATTAGATAG
- a CDS encoding TetR family transcriptional regulator C-terminal domain-containing protein encodes MATAQQIRNAYIDFVLTNDSKPKSVYSFAKKLKITEADFYQFFSSFESIEKTIWFELTFETFSRIKAQEVWNQYTSREKMLSFFYSYLEHLKSERSFVIYSLKNNRGKFSTPDVLAGVKPIFENFAQEIIDEGLESGELAERKFFSKRYKDALWVQFAFILNFWINDDSEGFEKSDEAIEKGINVTFDLFQHSPIDNIIDYGKFLSRNGMFKEKMGL; translated from the coding sequence ATGGCAACCGCTCAGCAAATTAGAAATGCATATATAGATTTTGTTTTAACCAACGATTCGAAGCCTAAATCGGTTTACAGTTTTGCCAAAAAACTCAAAATAACCGAAGCCGATTTTTATCAGTTCTTTTCATCGTTTGAAAGTATAGAAAAAACAATTTGGTTCGAACTCACCTTCGAAACGTTTAGCAGAATTAAAGCACAAGAAGTTTGGAATCAATATACATCGAGAGAAAAAATGCTTTCGTTTTTTTACAGCTATCTTGAACACCTGAAAAGTGAACGCAGTTTTGTAATTTATAGTTTAAAAAACAACCGCGGCAAATTCTCAACGCCCGATGTTTTGGCTGGTGTAAAACCAATTTTCGAAAATTTTGCGCAAGAGATCATTGATGAGGGGTTGGAAAGCGGTGAGTTGGCTGAGCGTAAATTCTTCAGCAAAAGATATAAAGATGCACTTTGGGTTCAGTTTGCGTTTATCCTTAATTTTTGGATTAACGACGATAGCGAGGGATTTGAAAAAAGCGACGAAGCGATTGAAAAAGGAATCAACGTGACTTTTGATCTCTTTCAGCACTCTCCAATTGATAATATCATCGACTATGGAAAGTTCCTTTCGAGAAATGGAATGTTTAAGGAAAAGATGGGACTATAA
- a CDS encoding Sec-independent protein translocase subunit TatA/TatB has product MSIIEIILIGAVIVLIFGGKKIPELMRGIGKSVKEFKEAKDEPRKK; this is encoded by the coding sequence ATGTCGATAATTGAAATCATTTTAATAGGAGCCGTAATTGTATTAATTTTTGGAGGGAAAAAAATACCCGAATTGATGCGTGGGATAGGTAAGAGTGTAAAGGAATTTAAAGAAGCCAAAGATGAGCCCCGAAAAAAGTAG
- a CDS encoding ABC transporter permease encodes MIIFRLIGESFRFAFDALRQNKLRTMLSLLAITIGIFTIITVFSAVDTFRGKLQASVDKLGSNTIFIQKWPWSFGDNYPWWKYMNRPQPSLRDFEALKERMDNAQGITFEISTSDRTIKYRSSSVEGITVSAASQDFNKTWNFELQAGRYFTENESNNGAPVLLMGADIAEGLFGTDDPIGKQVQILGRRLTVIGVFKKEGEDIFGTTLDKNVNIPINFAKGVLDIQNERYGPQITVRGDDNISLEEVESQLQGLMRSIHRIRPGEEDDFALNKTTIISNQLDSMFTMVNLAGWIIGGFSILVGGFSIANIMFVSVKERTNIIGIQKSLGAKNYFILLQFIFESISLCILGGLLGLVLVYLMALGIGAATDFHIILGLNNIVLGIGISIIIGTISGFWPAYSASRLDPVEAIRS; translated from the coding sequence ATGATAATTTTTAGGCTAATAGGCGAGAGTTTCCGCTTTGCATTTGATGCATTGCGTCAAAATAAATTACGCACCATGTTATCGCTATTGGCAATAACGATTGGAATATTTACCATCATTACCGTTTTTTCGGCGGTAGATACTTTCCGTGGTAAGCTGCAGGCCAGCGTAGATAAATTGGGTTCAAACACCATTTTTATCCAGAAATGGCCCTGGAGTTTTGGCGATAATTATCCCTGGTGGAAATACATGAACCGCCCACAACCCTCACTTCGCGATTTCGAGGCCCTAAAAGAGCGTATGGATAATGCCCAGGGGATTACTTTCGAGATTTCGACCAGCGATAGAACGATAAAATACAGAAGCAGTTCGGTTGAAGGCATTACAGTTTCTGCTGCCTCACAGGATTTTAACAAAACATGGAATTTTGAACTGCAGGCCGGACGTTACTTTACCGAAAACGAGAGCAACAACGGTGCTCCGGTGCTTTTAATGGGTGCCGATATTGCCGAAGGCTTGTTCGGTACCGATGATCCCATTGGGAAACAGGTGCAGATTTTGGGAAGGAGATTAACAGTAATTGGTGTGTTTAAAAAAGAAGGTGAAGATATTTTTGGTACTACATTAGATAAAAATGTAAACATCCCTATAAATTTTGCCAAAGGGGTTTTGGATATACAGAACGAACGTTATGGGCCACAAATCACCGTTAGGGGAGATGATAATATTTCGCTTGAAGAGGTTGAAAGCCAGTTGCAGGGTTTAATGCGTTCTATTCACAGGATCAGGCCAGGCGAGGAAGACGATTTCGCGTTGAATAAAACCACTATCATTTCTAATCAGCTCGATTCGATGTTTACGATGGTTAACCTGGCCGGCTGGATTATTGGCGGTTTCTCTATTTTAGTGGGTGGCTTCAGTATAGCGAATATCATGTTTGTATCGGTTAAAGAAAGAACCAATATTATCGGCATACAAAAATCGTTAGGGGCGAAAAATTATTTTATTCTGCTCCAGTTTATCTTCGAGTCTATTTCGCTTTGTATTTTGGGTGGTTTGTTAGGACTTGTGCTGGTCTATTTAATGGCGCTTGGCATCGGTGCAGCTACCGATTTTCATATTATTCTGGGCTTAAACAACATTGTGTTGGGTATTGGCATTTCGATTATTATTGGAACAATTTCAGGGTTTTGGCCTGCATATTCAGCCTCGCGTTTAGATCCTGTAGAAGCGATAAGAAGTTGA
- a CDS encoding GIN domain-containing protein has translation MKTSIKTLIAISLTAMVMSTSVATASVSTSGVASVNSPKTNNFRRITVKGNVELTIIQGSTTSIAYADDNYGSAKVMQEGDNLKISSSGKDVTKMIVYVKELYRIQASENATVKTEGKLDTQFLQVFLKGSAKADINSNTEGLYTVIEDNAYLTLSGSTDDHTLVMGKTQKLTIDKFAALKTTISSIETAAIETKMAANK, from the coding sequence ATGAAAACCTCAATCAAAACCTTAATCGCAATTTCGTTAACTGCCATGGTAATGTCCACATCGGTAGCTACCGCAAGTGTTTCTACATCGGGAGTTGCTTCGGTTAATAGTCCGAAAACAAATAACTTCAGAAGAATTACTGTAAAAGGAAATGTAGAGCTCACCATTATTCAGGGCAGCACAACGAGCATCGCCTATGCAGATGATAATTATGGCAGTGCAAAAGTGATGCAGGAAGGCGATAATCTTAAAATTTCATCGTCAGGCAAAGACGTAACAAAAATGATTGTGTATGTGAAAGAGCTGTACAGAATTCAGGCTTCCGAAAATGCGACGGTAAAAACCGAAGGCAAACTCGACACCCAATTTCTTCAGGTCTTTTTAAAAGGAAGCGCCAAAGCAGATATTAATAGCAACACAGAGGGGTTATATACGGTGATTGAGGACAATGCCTACTTAACATTGAGCGGATCTACAGACGACCACACCCTGGTTATGGGAAAAACACAAAAACTTACCATTGATAAATTCGCAGCGTTGAAAACGACCATTAGCTCGATAGAAACTGCAGCAATTGAAACTAAAATGGCAGCCAATAAGTAA
- a CDS encoding HD domain-containing protein gives MIELNDFLYGKMEFPAIFDALLNTDALKRLSGIHQSGAIFLVNPDVCHSRLEHAIGVAMLIKKMGGSELEQIAGLLHDISHTAFSHVGDYVFDYADEDYHEKVFAQILCQSQIPDVLLKYGYNVNQILYGTFDILEQASPSLCADRLDYTLRDAVYGGIISRQQAREFLNSVVLSEGKIAVNDDERAAWINGVYEKLNNDFFKLPLHLYANGKMAELIKSFLKKGLLTESDMFKTDTLLLNKIRTNYAGYEAVKAIKQLRGLAEYTRQGAMPKIKQRTLNALFS, from the coding sequence ATGATTGAGCTTAACGATTTTTTATACGGCAAAATGGAATTCCCTGCAATATTTGATGCACTTTTAAATACCGATGCCTTAAAGCGTTTGAGTGGGATTCATCAGAGTGGAGCAATATTTTTGGTAAATCCCGATGTGTGTCATTCCCGGTTAGAACATGCTATCGGCGTAGCAATGCTGATAAAAAAAATGGGCGGATCAGAACTTGAGCAAATTGCAGGTTTATTGCACGATATTTCGCACACCGCTTTTTCGCACGTTGGCGATTATGTGTTTGATTATGCTGACGAAGATTACCACGAAAAAGTATTTGCGCAGATTTTGTGTCAGTCTCAAATTCCCGATGTACTGCTGAAATACGGATATAATGTAAACCAGATTTTATACGGAACATTCGATATTTTAGAACAAGCTTCACCGTCGCTTTGTGCCGATCGGTTAGATTATACCTTGCGTGATGCCGTTTATGGAGGAATAATTTCCAGACAACAGGCACGTGAGTTTCTTAACTCAGTTGTATTGAGCGAGGGTAAAATTGCCGTTAACGACGATGAACGGGCCGCGTGGATCAATGGCGTTTACGAAAAGCTAAATAATGATTTTTTTAAGCTTCCACTTCATTTATACGCTAACGGAAAAATGGCGGAGCTGATAAAATCTTTCTTAAAAAAAGGGCTGTTAACAGAAAGTGATATGTTTAAAACTGATACGCTCTTGCTCAATAAAATAAGAACCAACTATGCCGGGTATGAAGCGGTAAAGGCGATAAAACAGCTTCGTGGACTTGCAGAATACACGCGGCAAGGCGCAATGCCCAAAATAAAACAGCGAACCTTAAATGCGCTTTTTTCTTGA